Proteins from one Fibrobacter succinogenes genomic window:
- a CDS encoding sialate O-acetylesterase: MLKKILMSIAVLGAVSFAQDPNLHIYLAYGQSNMSGQATVTDKDRVQDPRFLVLRAANHSNQKVGEFYPAAPPMGHSQSKVGIVDIFGRKMVKELPDSIKIAVANVAIGGQSIDLFDKDRNKSYVQSAKNKGDTWWIQYLDEYGGDLYKRIVEMGKIAKQKGVIKGFLFHQGEADYQMNDWPKRVKKVYDDLIKELELDPEKTPILIGELAPTGDLGWRNDAVKQAADLIPNGHLISAQGCPALKEASYTLHFTREGYEKFGERYAEKMLEILKSQEPPPDTSKKDTVVTDSSKTDTTAQDSTNAIRNLPSVRAVESQSPRLYFDYSEQSLFVRFKKNGVERRYGVSGQKQ; the protein is encoded by the coding sequence ATGCTAAAAAAAATCCTAATGTCAATTGCCGTACTCGGTGCGGTAAGTTTTGCGCAGGACCCGAACCTGCATATTTACCTTGCTTACGGGCAATCGAACATGTCCGGGCAGGCGACAGTAACCGATAAAGACCGTGTGCAGGACCCGCGATTCCTGGTGTTGCGAGCCGCAAATCATTCCAACCAGAAGGTAGGCGAGTTCTATCCGGCGGCACCTCCGATGGGGCATAGTCAATCCAAGGTGGGAATTGTCGATATCTTTGGACGCAAAATGGTGAAGGAACTCCCGGACAGCATCAAAATTGCCGTCGCGAACGTAGCTATTGGCGGGCAGAGCATCGACTTGTTTGACAAGGACCGCAACAAGTCTTACGTTCAAAGCGCAAAGAACAAGGGCGATACCTGGTGGATTCAGTACCTGGACGAATATGGCGGTGATTTGTACAAACGCATTGTGGAGATGGGCAAAATCGCAAAGCAGAAAGGCGTCATCAAGGGCTTCTTGTTCCATCAGGGCGAAGCGGACTACCAGATGAACGACTGGCCGAAACGCGTCAAGAAAGTTTATGACGACTTGATCAAGGAACTGGAACTGGACCCGGAAAAGACCCCGATTCTCATTGGTGAGCTTGCTCCAACGGGTGATTTGGGTTGGCGTAACGATGCCGTGAAACAGGCCGCGGACCTCATCCCGAACGGACACTTGATTTCGGCACAGGGTTGCCCGGCGCTTAAAGAGGCGAGCTATACTTTGCACTTCACTCGTGAAGGGTATGAAAAATTTGGCGAACGCTATGCCGAAAAAATGCTCGAAATCCTCAAGTCGCAGGAACCGCCTCCTGACACGAGCAAGAAAGATACTGTCGTGACGGATTCTTCGAAAACGGATACGACCGCTCAGGATAGCACAAATGCCATTCGAAACTTGCCAAGTGTACGTGCGGTAGAATCGCAGTCGCCAAGACTTTATTTTGATTATAGCGAACAAAGTCTGTTTGTCCGGTTCAAGAAAAACGGCGTTGAACGTCGTTACGGCGTGAGCGGCCAAAAACAGTAG
- a CDS encoding MFS transporter, whose product MWKVKGAVRFFLSVLATAFVQAGVFIYAQKILSGSFFAQNGLIWQSFMLQIFFLAPYVLMVFFAGFFTNKFSKNKVMAWSSLMMTLFVIAQSVLVTLDFPRIAFWLSIGLSCGFAIHSAAKYAIVKEMFGVRRLSYANAFLQIFSISGIIAASWLAIVGVNLINLDQLVSYEAVRRITSKSVVIPWILTAVSVLGTVANFMIPRVKYQDPNVSIDKVKRHLSLGFRVPTLRASIIALSMFWALAQVFVLVYQDVSGSSTVDMMQDYMSFAIVGLMIGTIVAAHFSKDFIESGFVPLGMFGASICMFLVPFLVHPVALVVLYSMTGFFGGLILVPVNALLQYNTRPNNSGSVIALANLIQALVLVVFLFVFTMLVRSTDIRPQNYFIGLAVISVGVFIWSIYNLPQAMLRTLLRFVFSRYRIRVLNVQNIPNEGPILLVGNHHSFIDWAMVQMASPRPLCIASNKDHFDKWYLRAVLKRLGMIRIDNRNPKIAMDKIHEVLLAGKAVVIFPSGEVSKSPHVEPFTIDYSSAVDGTKAQIIPFYIQGLWGSNYSYSSSNMYGASAERSVTVAFGDALPADTPPNEIRAIIRRISIDAWNYAVSFVHPIADSWIRTYKKYVKNGPAIYSPDGAHFSGYKLMGAVMAFRGYLKKTLRKHEQNVGIMLPPSPAGVIVNLALWVIGKTNVNLNYTSSVDNVKFCCERAECSTVITSRQFVQKLKGRGNDYSQVASDKVRLLYAEDIMKEIPKAKIAAFLVLCMVMPSWLIRLLFVKHRSMDDNAVIVFSSGSEGTPKGVELTQRNMMGNIQQLACIMNVSRGDVMLSELPLFHSFGLTVTTLLNLTEGCPIVAVADPTDVKTMSRVCAEFKVTIMVATPTFLRAFTVSRYVHPLMFKSVRIIIAGAEALRPELATAFRLKFGKEIYEGYGCTETAPVASVNTENTLFDDYTTLQVNNKPGTVGPALPGTQFLIVDPETNEPLPTGEAGMILIGGCQVMKGYLKDEDRTKSVIVQKDGIRYYRTGDKGYLDEDGFLTIVDRYSRFAKLGGEMISLGAVEKKIQDTPVLQGCDYVVTAIPDATKGEKIVLLYQGEKDPKDVLSELRASGMPPLMLPSVAFNVDVMPKLGSGKADFVTAKKMAKELVEKK is encoded by the coding sequence ATGTGGAAAGTTAAAGGTGCTGTAAGATTCTTCTTATCTGTCCTTGCTACAGCTTTTGTTCAGGCGGGTGTATTTATTTACGCTCAAAAGATTCTCTCCGGATCGTTCTTTGCACAAAACGGTCTTATCTGGCAGAGCTTCATGCTCCAAATCTTTTTCCTTGCACCATACGTCTTGATGGTGTTCTTTGCCGGGTTCTTCACCAATAAGTTCTCGAAGAACAAGGTGATGGCTTGGTCGTCACTCATGATGACGCTGTTTGTTATAGCGCAGTCGGTGCTTGTGACGCTCGATTTCCCGAGAATCGCATTCTGGCTCTCTATCGGGCTTAGCTGCGGTTTTGCCATCCATAGTGCGGCAAAGTATGCCATTGTCAAGGAAATGTTCGGAGTGCGTCGCTTAAGCTATGCTAACGCATTCCTCCAAATCTTTAGTATTAGCGGTATCATCGCGGCATCGTGGCTTGCGATTGTCGGCGTGAACCTCATTAACCTTGACCAGCTTGTTTCTTACGAAGCCGTGCGCCGCATTACCTCCAAATCCGTTGTGATTCCGTGGATTCTTACGGCGGTGAGCGTGCTTGGTACTGTTGCGAATTTCATGATTCCTCGCGTGAAGTATCAAGACCCGAACGTGAGCATCGACAAGGTCAAGCGCCACTTGAGTCTTGGTTTCCGCGTGCCTACGCTGCGAGCTTCGATTATTGCGCTTTCGATGTTCTGGGCTTTGGCTCAGGTGTTTGTTCTTGTGTATCAGGACGTTTCCGGTTCTTCGACCGTGGACATGATGCAGGATTACATGTCGTTTGCGATTGTGGGCCTCATGATCGGTACGATTGTCGCGGCTCATTTCTCCAAGGACTTTATTGAATCGGGCTTTGTTCCGCTGGGCATGTTTGGCGCTTCGATTTGCATGTTCCTCGTGCCGTTCCTTGTGCATCCGGTTGCTCTTGTTGTGCTTTATTCCATGACCGGTTTCTTTGGCGGTCTCATTCTCGTTCCGGTCAATGCGCTGTTGCAGTACAACACGCGCCCGAATAACTCCGGGTCCGTGATTGCTCTTGCGAACTTAATTCAGGCCCTTGTGCTTGTGGTGTTCTTATTCGTGTTTACGATGTTGGTGCGCTCTACGGATATTCGTCCGCAGAACTACTTTATCGGCCTTGCTGTTATTTCGGTCGGTGTGTTTATCTGGTCGATTTACAACTTGCCGCAGGCCATGCTCCGCACGCTTCTCCGCTTTGTGTTCAGCCGCTATAGAATTCGCGTCTTGAATGTGCAGAATATTCCGAACGAAGGTCCGATCCTCCTCGTGGGTAACCACCATAGCTTTATCGACTGGGCGATGGTGCAGATGGCGTCTCCGCGTCCGCTTTGCATTGCAAGCAACAAGGACCATTTCGACAAGTGGTATTTGCGTGCTGTTCTCAAGCGCCTTGGCATGATACGTATCGACAACCGCAACCCCAAAATTGCGATGGACAAGATTCACGAAGTGCTCCTCGCAGGTAAGGCTGTCGTGATTTTCCCGTCGGGCGAAGTGTCCAAGTCCCCGCATGTAGAACCATTTACGATTGATTATTCATCTGCTGTTGATGGTACAAAGGCTCAGATTATCCCATTCTACATTCAGGGGTTGTGGGGCAGTAACTACAGCTACAGTTCTTCCAATATGTATGGTGCTTCGGCTGAACGCTCTGTCACTGTTGCCTTTGGAGATGCTCTTCCTGCCGATACGCCTCCTAACGAAATTCGTGCCATTATTCGCCGTATTTCCATTGATGCTTGGAACTATGCCGTTTCGTTTGTCCATCCGATTGCCGATAGCTGGATTCGCACTTACAAGAAGTACGTGAAGAACGGACCTGCTATTTATAGCCCGGATGGGGCTCATTTCTCGGGTTACAAGTTGATGGGTGCAGTGATGGCGTTCCGCGGTTACCTCAAGAAGACGCTTCGCAAGCATGAACAGAATGTGGGTATCATGCTTCCGCCGAGCCCTGCCGGCGTGATTGTGAACCTTGCTCTTTGGGTGATTGGCAAGACGAACGTGAACTTGAACTACACGTCATCTGTCGATAACGTAAAGTTCTGTTGCGAACGTGCCGAATGCTCGACCGTCATTACGAGCCGCCAGTTTGTGCAGAAATTGAAGGGCCGTGGAAACGACTACTCCCAAGTGGCATCGGATAAGGTGCGTTTGCTCTATGCCGAAGATATCATGAAGGAAATCCCGAAGGCGAAAATTGCCGCGTTCCTTGTGCTTTGCATGGTCATGCCGAGTTGGCTTATCCGTCTCTTGTTTGTGAAACATCGTTCCATGGACGACAATGCGGTAATCGTGTTCAGCTCCGGTTCCGAAGGAACGCCGAAGGGCGTGGAACTCACGCAGCGCAACATGATGGGCAACATCCAGCAGCTTGCTTGCATCATGAATGTGAGCCGTGGCGATGTGATGCTTTCGGAACTCCCGCTGTTCCATAGTTTTGGCCTTACGGTGACGACGCTTTTGAACCTCACGGAAGGCTGCCCGATTGTGGCCGTGGCCGACCCGACGGACGTTAAGACGATGTCTCGCGTTTGCGCGGAATTCAAGGTGACAATCATGGTGGCGACCCCGACGTTCCTGCGTGCGTTCACGGTGAGCCGCTACGTACACCCGTTGATGTTCAAATCCGTGCGTATTATCATTGCCGGTGCCGAAGCTCTCCGCCCGGAACTGGCGACGGCCTTCCGCCTCAAGTTCGGCAAGGAAATTTACGAAGGTTACGGCTGTACGGAAACGGCTCCGGTGGCATCGGTCAATACCGAAAATACGTTGTTCGATGACTATACCACGTTGCAGGTGAACAACAAGCCGGGTACGGTGGGCCCTGCGCTTCCGGGTACGCAGTTCTTGATTGTCGACCCTGAAACAAACGAACCGCTCCCGACTGGTGAAGCGGGTATGATTCTCATTGGCGGTTGCCAGGTGATGAAGGGTTACCTCAAGGACGAAGACCGCACGAAGAGCGTGATTGTCCAGAAGGATGGCATTCGCTATTACCGCACGGGTGACAAGGGCTATCTCGATGAAGATGGCTTCCTCACGATTGTGGACCGTTACAGCCGCTTTGCTAAGCTCGGCGGTGAAATGATTAGCCTTGGCGCTGTCGAAAAGAAGATTCAGGATACGCCTGTTTTGCAGGGCTGCGATTACGTTGTTACGGCAATCCCGGATGCGACCAAGGGCGAAAAGATTGTTCTTTTGTACCAGGGCGAAAAGGATCCGAAGGATGTGCTCTCGGAATTGCGTGCAAGCGGTATGCCGCCTCTCATGCTCCCGTCTGTTGCGTTTAACGTAGATGTGATGCCGAAGCTTGGTTCTGGCAAGGCTGACTTTGTGACCGCAAAGAAGATGGCTAAGGAATTGGTGGAAAAGAAGTAG
- a CDS encoding aminopeptidase P family protein, translating into MHSRKTDVQTYSQVFLSSKNYDSKKIYAKRRLSLMKKLDSFCVFAGMPVEPGGEEAFVQTWTRFVQDPAFLYMTGVNQAGCYLVLDPRKSRSTLFVPKKDPFKEFWVGKRLGFVDGEDVVSRLTGIDEVRPAEDVWTFVESLAVEYSTGKDAVDHAFAFYYEKFEGDHNEKLKVKMKSVLRRFKMRVMSCADMHFEDRLVLEPERIGDARVAQNITDDAFRALLSAMKNMKTERDAALFLNYEMQRRGDGDLAFPTIAAGGKNACCLHYVKNDEALRDGEFILFDFGVRFGTLHSDISRTIPVNGKFDPLQKMLYEIVLESAKVYQRVVRPGVSLKEIGMICWEFIMMELDRRLVKGAKGSFKLLYEKRPHGVSHFIGEHIHEGDPGSRSLDVVLKPGMLISCEPGLYGDFTATIEGKRYRESIGIRIEDDLLITKSGFENISEHIPRTVEDIEVLMK; encoded by the coding sequence ATGCATTCACGAAAAACCGATGTTCAGACCTATTCTCAGGTCTTTTTATCGTCTAAAAACTATGATTCCAAGAAAATTTATGCGAAAAGACGACTGTCTTTGATGAAAAAACTGGATTCGTTTTGCGTTTTTGCAGGAATGCCCGTTGAACCGGGGGGCGAGGAAGCCTTTGTTCAAACTTGGACGCGCTTTGTGCAGGATCCGGCGTTTTTGTACATGACCGGCGTGAATCAGGCGGGTTGTTATTTAGTTTTGGACCCGCGTAAATCTCGTTCGACGCTTTTTGTGCCTAAAAAAGATCCGTTCAAAGAATTCTGGGTGGGAAAACGCCTTGGTTTTGTTGATGGCGAAGATGTTGTTTCTCGTTTGACGGGTATCGATGAGGTTCGACCGGCTGAGGATGTGTGGACTTTTGTAGAATCGCTAGCGGTGGAATATTCAACGGGTAAGGATGCCGTGGACCATGCTTTTGCGTTCTATTACGAAAAGTTCGAAGGCGACCACAACGAAAAGCTCAAGGTCAAGATGAAAAGCGTGCTTCGTCGCTTTAAAATGCGCGTGATGAGCTGCGCGGACATGCACTTTGAAGACCGCTTGGTGCTGGAACCGGAACGTATCGGAGATGCTCGTGTGGCGCAAAATATTACCGACGACGCATTCCGTGCGCTGTTGTCTGCGATGAAAAACATGAAGACTGAACGTGATGCGGCGCTGTTCCTCAATTACGAAATGCAGCGCCGTGGAGACGGCGACCTTGCCTTCCCGACGATTGCTGCTGGCGGTAAGAACGCTTGTTGTTTGCACTATGTGAAGAATGACGAAGCGCTCCGCGATGGCGAATTTATCCTCTTCGACTTTGGTGTGCGGTTCGGCACCTTGCATAGCGATATTTCGCGCACAATCCCGGTCAATGGCAAGTTTGATCCGCTTCAAAAAATGTTGTACGAAATCGTGCTGGAATCGGCGAAGGTGTACCAGCGTGTGGTGCGCCCAGGTGTTTCACTGAAAGAAATTGGCATGATTTGCTGGGAGTTCATCATGATGGAGCTGGATCGCCGCCTTGTAAAGGGGGCGAAGGGAAGCTTTAAGTTGCTGTATGAAAAGAGGCCGCATGGGGTGAGCCACTTTATCGGGGAACATATCCACGAAGGAGACCCTGGTTCCCGTTCCTTGGATGTGGTGCTCAAGCCGGGGATGCTCATCTCTTGCGAGCCGGGACTTTATGGCGATTTTACGGCGACTATTGAAGGCAAGCGTTATCGCGAAAGTATTGGAATACGCATCGAAGATGATTTACTTATTACAAAAAGCGGATTTGAAAATATTTCGGAGCATATTCCGCGTACCGTTGAGGATATTGAAGTGCTGATGAAGTGA
- a CDS encoding PhoH family protein, with amino-acid sequence MQSSIRHYSLSDNLKRVISGERETVFRLLESRFCVEIRTRLPGLDIVPLEDADMSGILAVLDQLKIAARNGEVLDARQLERMLGPKEAPFTEAIPESPIFRNRFGISVSAKTPAQAELVKAVENNDIIFAKGPAGTGKTFLAVTLAVASLERGEAERICLVRPAVEAGESLGFLPGDLKEKIAPYLRPIHDSLSELLSTEKLRRYEETGAIEVAPLAYMRGRTLKRAFIILDEAQNTTTAQMKMFLTRLGPHSKAIITGDTSQIDLAKGQVSGLEHAMKILKGIHGIAEVEFSATDVLRHHLVKDILLAYEQNELKK; translated from the coding sequence ATGCAGAGTAGTATAAGGCATTACTCACTGTCTGACAACCTGAAACGAGTTATTTCAGGCGAACGTGAAACGGTTTTCCGATTACTGGAGAGCCGTTTTTGCGTTGAAATACGCACCCGCCTTCCGGGACTCGACATTGTCCCGCTCGAAGACGCCGACATGTCAGGCATTCTTGCAGTCCTCGACCAACTTAAAATCGCCGCACGTAACGGCGAGGTTTTAGATGCTAGGCAGCTCGAACGCATGCTCGGCCCCAAAGAAGCGCCCTTTACCGAAGCCATTCCCGAAAGCCCAATCTTCAGGAACAGGTTCGGCATCAGCGTTTCGGCCAAAACACCTGCACAGGCAGAACTGGTCAAGGCAGTCGAAAACAACGACATCATTTTTGCGAAGGGCCCTGCCGGTACGGGTAAAACGTTCCTCGCCGTAACACTTGCCGTAGCAAGCCTCGAACGCGGCGAAGCCGAACGCATATGCCTTGTGCGCCCCGCCGTCGAAGCAGGCGAATCGCTCGGATTCTTGCCCGGCGACCTCAAAGAAAAAATTGCGCCGTACCTCCGTCCCATCCATGATAGCCTCTCCGAGCTGCTATCGACGGAAAAATTGCGCCGCTACGAAGAGACGGGCGCTATAGAAGTTGCTCCGCTGGCGTACATGCGCGGCCGAACCTTAAAACGAGCGTTCATCATCTTGGACGAAGCGCAAAACACGACAACCGCCCAGATGAAGATGTTCCTCACCCGCCTCGGCCCCCACAGTAAGGCGATTATCACCGGCGACACAAGCCAAATTGACCTCGCCAAGGGGCAAGTTTCCGGTCTGGAACACGCCATGAAAATCCTCAAGGGGATCCATGGAATCGCCGAAGTCGAATTTAGCGCCACCGACGTCCTTCGTCATCATTTAGTCAAAGACATTTTGCTAGCTTACGAACAGAACGAGCTTAAAAAGTAG